A part of Aestuariirhabdus haliotis genomic DNA contains:
- the hemN gene encoding oxygen-independent coproporphyrinogen III oxidase, with protein MSSNKLVWDIELIKRYEGAGPRYTSYPTAVQFHELFSIDEYRQAARESVTKNTPLSLYFHLPFCTHVCYYCGCNKVITKDRSKALPYLELLHREIEMQAELFSTEQRVEQLHWGGGTPTFLSIEQMQALMKKTRQHFNLVDETEGDFSIEIDPREADWATMNALREMGFNRCSLGVQDLDPKVQKAVNREQSEADTMAIIDAARTLQFQSINIDLIYGLPFQSEASFMTTLERVIEIAPDRLSVFNYAHLPERFMPQRRINAEDLPSSAEKLAIMQSTTERLLDAGYVYIGMDHFARPDDELAIAQESGALHRNFQGYTTHAHCDLVGMGVSSISQVNGAYSQNHADIKMYMNRIENHQFAIKRGLVMNKDDFIRQAVISQLICHFELDFAAVEQRWDINFKNYFAAELDQLKPMAEDGLITLDEQGIEVTGRGRLLIRNICMQFDHYLGQESNKGRFSKVI; from the coding sequence ATGAGCAGTAACAAGCTGGTTTGGGATATCGAACTGATCAAGCGCTACGAAGGTGCCGGGCCTCGTTACACCTCTTATCCAACCGCGGTGCAGTTTCACGAACTTTTCAGTATTGATGAATATCGCCAGGCTGCGCGCGAAAGTGTCACCAAGAACACCCCTCTGTCACTCTACTTCCACCTGCCTTTTTGTACCCATGTTTGCTACTACTGTGGCTGCAACAAAGTTATCACCAAAGATCGTAGCAAGGCGCTTCCCTACCTAGAGTTACTGCATCGAGAAATCGAAATGCAGGCCGAACTTTTCAGTACCGAACAACGCGTCGAACAACTCCATTGGGGCGGCGGCACCCCCACCTTCCTCAGCATCGAGCAGATGCAGGCGTTAATGAAGAAAACGCGCCAACACTTCAACCTGGTAGACGAAACCGAGGGTGACTTTTCCATCGAGATTGACCCTCGCGAAGCGGATTGGGCGACCATGAATGCACTGCGTGAAATGGGTTTCAATCGCTGCAGCCTGGGCGTGCAGGACCTGGATCCCAAAGTGCAAAAGGCAGTCAATCGCGAACAATCCGAAGCCGACACCATGGCCATCATTGACGCCGCACGCACGCTTCAGTTTCAGTCGATCAATATCGATTTAATCTACGGTTTGCCCTTTCAAAGCGAAGCGAGCTTTATGACGACTCTAGAGCGGGTCATCGAGATCGCCCCGGATCGTCTATCGGTGTTCAATTACGCCCACCTGCCAGAGCGGTTTATGCCCCAGCGCCGCATCAATGCGGAGGATTTACCCTCTTCTGCGGAAAAACTGGCGATCATGCAAAGCACCACCGAACGCTTGCTGGACGCCGGTTATGTCTATATTGGTATGGATCATTTCGCGCGTCCGGACGATGAGCTGGCAATCGCCCAGGAGTCCGGAGCCCTGCACCGTAACTTCCAGGGCTACACTACCCATGCTCACTGCGATCTGGTCGGCATGGGCGTATCATCTATCAGTCAGGTGAACGGGGCTTACAGCCAAAACCATGCCGACATCAAGATGTACATGAACCGCATCGAGAACCATCAGTTTGCCATCAAACGCGGTCTGGTCATGAACAAGGATGACTTTATTCGTCAGGCGGTTATTTCCCAACTCATTTGCCATTTTGAGCTGGATTTTGCTGCGGTTGAGCAACGCTGGGATATCAACTTCAAGAATTACTTCGCTGCAGAGCTGGATCAATTAAAACCCATGGCCGAAGACGGTTTGATCACCCTCGATGAACAGGGTATCGAGGTCACTGGTCGAGGCCGCCTGCTGATTCGCAATATTTGCATGCAGTTTGACCATTATCTGGGCCAGGAAAGCAACAAGGGACGCTTTTCGAAGGTTATCTAG
- the ccoS gene encoding cbb3-type cytochrome oxidase assembly protein CcoS yields MESIYLLIPIALLFVAIGVWIFFWAVDDGQFDDLEGPAHSILFDEEPTPRSPETPQSNDTAGSPSSTDPAAPTDRITADSDSDKPHG; encoded by the coding sequence GTGGAATCGATCTACCTACTCATACCGATCGCCCTGCTGTTTGTAGCAATCGGCGTATGGATCTTTTTCTGGGCAGTCGATGACGGTCAGTTCGACGACCTCGAAGGTCCGGCCCATAGCATTTTGTTTGATGAAGAGCCTACCCCCCGCTCTCCAGAGACTCCGCAGAGCAACGACACAGCCGGATCGCCCAGCAGTACCGATCCGGCGGCTCCAACCGATCGAATCACAGCTGACTCAGACTCCGATAAGCCTCATGGTTGA
- a CDS encoding glycerate kinase translates to MKVLLAPDSFKGSLSAAQFCAIAEQAILSQYPDAEVHQCPLADGGEGTVEALIANTGGRLLQRQVCGPTGAPVKAHYGILGDGNTAIIEMASASGLPLVAPSQRNPMHCTTFGTGEIISDALDQGCQHIILGIGGSATHDAGAGTLSALGARLTNAEGNPVSAGAQGLLELEHIDLSGLDPRLSGVTIDIACDVANPLLGPNGATAIYAPQKGAKPQDMDNLERALERFARIACRDYNINTERFQQSGYGAAGGLGAGLELIQGVSLQPGFQIIANSLQLEARLDSEAYDLIITGEGEINHQTLEGKLPVGIARLAAPRKIPVIAVVGKIGQGAELTHAEGISSIHSIVDSALTLENAMEQAPALLKRCIEQLMRLWKTAQASQVLS, encoded by the coding sequence ATGAAAGTTCTGCTTGCCCCTGACTCTTTTAAGGGTTCGCTCAGCGCCGCACAATTCTGTGCAATTGCCGAACAAGCCATTCTCAGTCAGTATCCCGATGCTGAAGTTCATCAATGCCCTCTGGCGGACGGGGGTGAAGGCACCGTCGAAGCCCTGATAGCCAACACCGGCGGTCGCCTGCTCCAACGGCAAGTGTGCGGCCCAACGGGTGCTCCCGTTAAGGCTCATTACGGCATCCTGGGCGATGGCAACACGGCCATTATCGAGATGGCCAGTGCATCCGGATTACCTCTGGTTGCACCCTCTCAACGGAATCCTATGCACTGCACCACTTTCGGTACCGGTGAAATCATTAGCGATGCGCTGGATCAAGGCTGTCAGCATATCATTCTGGGCATAGGCGGTAGCGCAACCCACGATGCCGGAGCGGGAACACTCTCGGCCTTGGGCGCGCGCCTGACCAATGCCGAGGGCAATCCTGTTTCGGCCGGTGCCCAAGGCCTTCTGGAACTGGAACATATCGACCTTAGCGGACTCGATCCACGCTTATCCGGAGTCACCATCGACATTGCCTGTGACGTTGCCAACCCTTTGCTTGGCCCTAACGGCGCTACCGCCATTTATGCTCCGCAAAAAGGTGCCAAACCTCAGGATATGGACAATCTGGAGAGAGCGCTTGAACGTTTTGCTCGCATCGCCTGTCGTGATTACAACATCAACACCGAACGTTTCCAGCAATCCGGATACGGGGCCGCTGGAGGGCTCGGAGCGGGTCTGGAACTTATCCAGGGTGTGAGCTTACAGCCAGGCTTTCAAATCATTGCTAACAGCCTGCAACTGGAAGCCAGACTCGATTCTGAGGCGTACGACCTTATCATCACCGGTGAGGGGGAAATCAACCACCAGACACTGGAAGGCAAGCTGCCTGTGGGTATCGCCCGTCTGGCCGCCCCCCGAAAGATTCCGGTCATTGCTGTGGTGGGAAAAATTGGACAAGGTGCCGAATTAACACACGCCGAAGGCATTTCCAGCATCCACAGTATCGTTGATAGTGCTTTAACACTGGAAAATGCGATGGAACAGGCTCCGGCGCTCCTAAAACGCTGTATCGAACAACTGATGCGCTTATGGAAAACCGCCCAGGCTAGCCAGGTGCTGAGCTGA
- a CDS encoding sulfite exporter TauE/SafE family protein has protein sequence MVDVSLLFTAFTLGLFGGAHCVGMCGGIMAALSSGLPSGNKQALLPIVLGYHLGRIASYTLAGALMGSLGWALQQQGSAVIIGMRTLAGLLLIAMGLYLANWWRGLVAIERIGGVIWKPLQPYSRRLLPVKSPSSALLLGTLWGWLPCGLVYSTLIWTATQGSALNSALLMLAFGLGTLPLLVTASLVSSRLTAFMQNPTTRSLAGVLVILFGLWTLPGPHQQWLMQLFHQLSVRA, from the coding sequence ATGGTTGATGTTTCACTGCTGTTCACTGCGTTCACACTGGGCCTGTTTGGCGGTGCTCATTGCGTTGGAATGTGCGGGGGCATTATGGCCGCGCTTTCTTCGGGACTCCCCTCAGGCAATAAGCAAGCGCTGTTACCCATTGTACTGGGCTACCACCTGGGCCGCATTGCCAGCTATACCCTGGCCGGAGCCCTAATGGGTAGTCTGGGCTGGGCCTTGCAGCAACAAGGCAGTGCAGTGATCATTGGCATGCGAACACTGGCTGGTTTGTTACTCATTGCCATGGGGCTTTATCTGGCCAACTGGTGGCGCGGACTGGTCGCTATCGAGCGAATTGGTGGCGTGATATGGAAACCCTTGCAGCCCTATTCGCGTCGACTGTTGCCGGTAAAATCGCCCTCTTCAGCCCTGTTGCTGGGCACGCTCTGGGGCTGGCTACCCTGTGGCCTGGTATACAGCACCCTGATCTGGACGGCAACCCAGGGCAGCGCGCTCAATTCGGCCCTGCTGATGCTGGCTTTTGGTCTGGGTACCTTACCGCTGCTGGTTACTGCCAGTCTGGTATCCTCTCGGTTGACCGCCTTTATGCAAAACCCGACCACCCGTAGCCTGGCGGGTGTATTGGTTATCCTGTTCGGTCTCTGGACGCTACCCGGCCCCCATCAGCAGTGGTTAATGCAGCTGTTTCATCAATTGTCGGTCCGCGCTTGA
- a CDS encoding adenine phosphoribosyltransferase, with protein sequence MIFDEYFIKSLVRPIPDWPQPGVTFRDITPLYLSPKAQRMVADSFIQRYVETDITHIAALDARGFLLGSVLSYELNKPLVLFRKQGKLPAETLEEAYDIEYGQAVLEVHKDAIPAAAKVLLLDDLIATGGTLCAAASLVKQLDATIYEAAAIIDLPDLGGSQKLQDLGIPTYTLCAF encoded by the coding sequence ATGATTTTTGACGAGTACTTTATCAAATCCCTCGTGCGCCCCATTCCAGACTGGCCACAACCCGGGGTTACCTTTCGCGATATCACTCCGCTGTACCTATCTCCCAAAGCGCAAAGAATGGTTGCCGACAGCTTTATACAGCGTTATGTAGAGACCGACATCACTCATATTGCCGCTCTTGATGCCCGTGGCTTTTTGCTCGGTTCGGTTCTGTCCTACGAGCTCAACAAACCCCTGGTGCTCTTTCGCAAGCAAGGCAAACTTCCAGCTGAAACTCTGGAAGAAGCGTACGATATCGAATACGGTCAAGCGGTGCTGGAGGTTCACAAAGACGCCATCCCTGCCGCTGCCAAAGTATTGCTACTGGACGACCTGATAGCTACCGGCGGTACCCTTTGCGCCGCAGCATCGCTGGTCAAGCAGCTTGATGCCACTATTTATGAAGCTGCCGCTATCATTGACTTGCCCGATCTTGGTGGCAGTCAAAAGCTTCAGGATCTCGGTATTCCAACCTATACCCTATGCGCCTTTTAG
- the fnr gene encoding fumarate/nitrate reduction transcriptional regulator Fnr, producing MSSKLTVKHVNHVACKECSLSSLCLPIALAMDEIDQLDDIIKRGRPLKKGEHLFLEGDPFTSIYAVRSGALKTYTSTNEGEEQITGFQLPSEILGLSGMDGDTYPVSSQAMETTMICEIPFERLNELSDKLPKLQKQLMLLMSRRIRDDQQMMLLLSKKNADERIATFLVNLSARFRRRGYSSHAFRLSMSRNEMGNYLGLAVETVSRVFTRFQRNGLIEANGKDINIIDSERLCALAGGRVIDNPKDSAQSL from the coding sequence ATGAGCTCTAAACTCACCGTGAAGCACGTCAACCATGTCGCCTGCAAGGAATGTAGTCTGAGTTCCCTCTGCCTGCCGATTGCCCTGGCGATGGATGAAATTGATCAACTGGACGACATCATCAAGCGGGGCCGCCCACTAAAAAAGGGTGAACACCTGTTTCTTGAAGGAGATCCCTTCACCTCAATCTACGCCGTGCGTTCCGGGGCTTTGAAAACCTATACCTCAACCAACGAAGGCGAAGAGCAAATCACGGGGTTTCAGCTACCCAGTGAAATCCTCGGTCTAAGCGGTATGGATGGCGACACCTACCCGGTTTCTTCCCAGGCCATGGAAACCACTATGATCTGCGAGATTCCGTTTGAACGCCTCAATGAGCTTTCCGACAAACTGCCCAAGTTACAAAAGCAGTTAATGCTGCTGATGAGCCGCCGCATTCGCGACGACCAACAGATGATGCTATTGCTCAGCAAGAAGAACGCCGATGAGCGTATCGCAACCTTCCTGGTTAACCTGTCTGCACGATTCCGACGCCGCGGCTACTCTTCCCACGCCTTTCGCCTGTCGATGTCTCGCAATGAAATGGGCAACTATCTGGGGCTTGCCGTTGAAACCGTCAGCCGGGTTTTCACCCGTTTTCAGCGTAATGGCCTGATCGAAGCCAACGGCAAGGATATCAACATCATTGATTCCGAACGCTTGTGTGCACTGGCCGGCGGCCGCGTGATCGACAATCCAAAAGATTCCGCTCAATCGTTGTAA